In a genomic window of Flavobacterium sp. KACC 22761:
- a CDS encoding glycosyl hydrolase 115 family protein encodes MKKILLLIFSILSINVFCQKKNTTEFLIADSNNAVNIFIDKNTDPLIIWAVNELADDIKELTGKRPEILQANSFSKNGIYIGETSDDLFKSRKDQKELSNQWEKFSIKKENNNLVIVGSDVRGTVYAIFEISERLGISPWKWWADVHPIKQEKLSLKLPQQKIISSPSVQYRGIFLNDEDWALQPWAAKTFEPETGDIGPKTYEKIFQLLLRLKANTIWPAMHPSTKGFFTIAGNKEMAQKYHIVIGSSHAEPMLRNNVDEWKPKIYGDYNYFTNKTQVDKYWQERLDELKSAQNETIMTLGMRGVHDSKMEGAKDLNESISMVEKIIQNQREMLSNTFKKPLAEIPQAFVPYKEVLELYDNGLKVPSDITLVWPDDNYGYIRRLSNEDEQKRAGGSGVYYHISYWGRPHDYLWLSTMQPGLIWYEMNKAYENGAKKMWIVNVGDIKPAEYDTELFLDIAWNINSIKSDGLNQYLKDWSAREFSPKISAEVSAVFEEYYRLAFLRKPEYMGWSQTEPTTQVKISDFSEKEIWSRIKAYNILIEKVDSLSAFIPQERKDAWFQLVVYPVKGAAYMNHKFLYWNLAAITSDEKEKEKYEARASESYKKIEELTAFYNTKLSDGKWNKMMSMHPRNLPVFDSVKRSEFVKKEQKSTENRIAIQAKEFVSQKGFKNYQWKAINGLGYSNNGITLFPLKQQYFKTEKPFVAYEFEIKTSGEYEIEVRLLPTHANNFDHEISVQLDKNVLQNFKTNTRDRDKTWKENVLRNSAIVKLPASNLEKGKHTIKVEVNQTGIVLDQLAVYPSSEGSSYEIPLK; translated from the coding sequence ATGAAAAAAATACTGCTATTAATTTTCTCGATTTTATCCATAAATGTTTTCTGCCAAAAGAAAAACACAACCGAATTCTTAATTGCAGATTCAAACAATGCAGTAAACATTTTCATTGATAAAAACACAGATCCATTAATTATCTGGGCAGTAAATGAATTAGCTGATGATATCAAAGAATTAACCGGAAAACGACCAGAAATACTTCAAGCAAATTCATTTTCTAAAAACGGAATTTACATTGGAGAAACTTCAGATGATTTGTTTAAAAGTAGAAAAGATCAAAAAGAACTTTCGAATCAATGGGAAAAATTTTCGATCAAAAAAGAAAACAATAATCTTGTAATTGTTGGCTCAGATGTACGCGGGACCGTTTATGCAATTTTCGAAATATCAGAACGTCTCGGAATTTCGCCTTGGAAATGGTGGGCAGATGTTCATCCAATCAAACAAGAAAAGCTTTCTTTAAAACTTCCGCAACAAAAAATAATTTCTTCGCCTTCGGTACAATATCGAGGCATTTTTTTGAATGATGAAGATTGGGCACTACAACCTTGGGCTGCCAAAACATTTGAGCCAGAAACAGGAGATATCGGCCCGAAAACCTATGAAAAAATTTTCCAATTATTATTAAGGTTAAAAGCCAATACCATTTGGCCAGCCATGCATCCATCAACAAAAGGATTTTTTACGATTGCTGGAAATAAAGAAATGGCTCAGAAATATCATATCGTAATTGGTTCTTCGCATGCAGAGCCCATGCTGCGAAATAATGTTGACGAATGGAAACCAAAAATTTACGGTGATTACAATTATTTTACGAATAAAACTCAGGTTGATAAATATTGGCAAGAGCGTTTGGACGAACTAAAATCGGCGCAAAATGAAACGATTATGACTTTGGGGATGCGTGGCGTTCACGACAGCAAAATGGAAGGAGCAAAGGATTTGAACGAATCAATTTCTATGGTGGAGAAAATCATTCAAAATCAACGAGAAATGCTTTCAAATACGTTTAAAAAGCCTTTAGCAGAAATTCCTCAAGCTTTTGTTCCGTACAAAGAAGTTTTGGAATTATACGATAACGGACTTAAAGTTCCGAGTGATATTACGTTAGTTTGGCCAGATGATAATTACGGCTACATTCGACGTTTGAGCAATGAAGATGAGCAAAAAAGAGCAGGAGGGAGCGGTGTTTATTATCATATTAGTTATTGGGGAAGACCGCACGATTATCTTTGGCTGAGCACAATGCAACCGGGGTTGATTTGGTATGAAATGAACAAAGCTTATGAAAACGGAGCAAAAAAAATGTGGATTGTAAATGTAGGCGACATAAAACCTGCGGAATATGACACAGAATTGTTTTTGGACATAGCTTGGAATATCAACAGCATCAAATCTGACGGGCTTAATCAATATTTGAAAGATTGGTCGGCGAGAGAATTTTCTCCGAAAATAAGTGCTGAAGTAAGTGCGGTTTTTGAGGAATATTATCGTTTGGCTTTTCTAAGAAAACCAGAATATATGGGCTGGAGCCAAACAGAACCAACAACGCAAGTAAAGATTTCTGATTTTTCAGAAAAGGAAATTTGGAGCAGAATAAAAGCATATAATATTTTAATAGAAAAAGTGGATAGTCTTTCTGCTTTTATTCCGCAGGAGCGCAAAGATGCTTGGTTTCAATTAGTAGTTTATCCTGTAAAAGGAGCAGCTTATATGAATCATAAGTTTTTATATTGGAATTTGGCGGCGATTACTTCGGATGAAAAAGAAAAGGAAAAATATGAAGCTAGGGCTTCTGAATCGTATAAAAAGATTGAAGAACTTACAGCTTTTTACAATACCAAATTAAGCGACGGAAAATGGAATAAAATGATGTCGATGCATCCAAGGAATCTTCCTGTTTTTGATTCGGTTAAAAGGTCTGAATTCGTTAAAAAGGAACAAAAATCAACTGAGAACAGAATCGCAATTCAAGCCAAAGAATTTGTTTCTCAAAAAGGGTTTAAAAATTACCAATGGAAAGCGATCAATGGTTTAGGGTACAGTAACAATGGGATAACTTTGTTTCCGTTGAAACAGCAATATTTCAAAACAGAAAAGCCTTTTGTGGCTTATGAATTTGAAATTAAGACTTCGGGCGAATATGAAATCGAGGTCCGTTTGCTTCCAACGCACGCGAATAATTTTGATCATGAAATTAGTGTTCAATTGGATAAAAATGTCTTACAAAATTTTAAAACAAATACGAGAGACAGAGATAAAACTTGGAAAGAAAATGTTTTAAGAAACAGCGCCATTGTAAAACTTCCGGCATCGAATTTAGAGAAAGGAAAACACACAATCAAAGTTGAGGTAAACCAGACAGGCATTGTGCTGGATCAGTTGGCAGTATATCCATCAAGCGAAGGAAGTTCTTACGAAATACCTTTAAAATAG
- a CDS encoding glycoside hydrolase family 28 protein translates to MKKLLLVLCVLGISQSTFSQKYSNDKFPDGTEIPVWFKTYTKLELKDLGKKYTITDFGVSKDSTKLQTVAIQKVIDKAAANGGGVIVIPKGVYLSGALFFKPKTALYISEGGVLKGSDDIANYPILPSRMEGQNLDYFPALVNAYGVDNFSISGKGTINGNGRKYWDAFWARRKENPKCTNLEVSRPRLVFVWNSNNVQLQDIKFINSGFWTNHFYKCNNIKILDAYIYSPHQKGDAPSTDAIDLDICNNVLIKGSTMSVNDDAIALKGGKGPYADQDKNNGPNTNIIIEDCKFGYCHSALTNGSEAIHNRNIIMRNCEVDGPSILLHLKMRPDTPQLYEYIRLEDIKGQTKNGLAILAWKQFFDLKGRPDVPLSYGDNVTLKNIDLKCEMFYKVENDPNVRLSNFTFENLNVESVKADIDKSLIKNVTFKNVIVNKKVVE, encoded by the coding sequence ATGAAAAAATTACTCTTAGTTTTATGTGTTTTGGGAATATCGCAAAGCACATTTTCACAAAAATACAGCAATGACAAATTTCCTGACGGAACCGAAATTCCAGTTTGGTTTAAGACTTACACGAAACTTGAATTAAAAGATTTAGGAAAAAAATACACAATCACTGATTTTGGCGTAAGCAAAGACAGTACAAAACTGCAGACAGTTGCGATTCAAAAAGTGATTGATAAAGCGGCTGCAAATGGAGGTGGAGTAATTGTAATTCCGAAAGGAGTTTACTTGAGTGGAGCTTTGTTTTTTAAACCAAAAACAGCTTTGTATATCAGCGAAGGTGGCGTTTTAAAAGGTTCTGATGATATTGCCAATTATCCAATTTTGCCATCAAGAATGGAAGGTCAAAATCTAGATTATTTCCCAGCTTTGGTAAATGCTTATGGCGTTGATAATTTTTCGATTTCAGGAAAAGGAACCATCAACGGAAACGGAAGAAAATATTGGGATGCTTTCTGGGCGCGCCGAAAAGAAAATCCGAAATGTACCAATCTTGAAGTTTCGAGACCAAGATTAGTTTTTGTATGGAATTCGAACAACGTACAACTTCAAGATATAAAATTCATTAATTCAGGTTTCTGGACGAATCATTTTTACAAATGCAATAACATAAAAATACTGGATGCCTATATCTATTCTCCGCATCAAAAAGGCGATGCTCCAAGCACAGATGCAATTGATCTTGATATTTGCAACAATGTACTCATAAAAGGATCTACTATGTCTGTAAATGATGATGCCATTGCACTAAAAGGAGGAAAAGGACCTTACGCAGATCAAGATAAAAACAATGGGCCAAACACCAATATAATTATTGAAGACTGTAAATTCGGATATTGTCATTCTGCATTGACCAACGGAAGTGAGGCGATTCATAACCGAAACATCATCATGCGCAATTGCGAAGTGGATGGTCCATCAATATTGCTGCATCTTAAAATGAGACCTGATACACCACAACTTTACGAATACATCAGATTGGAAGATATTAAGGGACAAACTAAAAATGGTCTGGCGATTTTAGCTTGGAAACAGTTTTTTGATTTGAAAGGTCGTCCAGATGTTCCATTATCGTACGGAGATAACGTTACTTTAAAAAATATTGATCTTAAATGCGAAATGTTTTATAAAGTAGAAAACGACCCAAATGTACGCTTGTCAAATTTCACTTTCGAAAACTTAAATGTTGAATCTGTTAAGGCTGATATTGATAAAAGTTTGATTAAGAATGTGACTTTTAAAAATGTTATTGTGAATAAGAAGGTGGTTGAGTAA
- a CDS encoding glycoside hydrolase family 88 protein — MNYKLTTITLFAFGVFGTANAQKTDATAPLHLMQPDYPTPYVIPQKENIKEVLDRVYNFLDKNSASKIVDANTKAEITNYKKGNQDIIFEPGAFRLTSYEWGVTYAGMLLASKATGEKYFADYSNKRIQLIADIAENYNEKNIKDKDMLKTLHPEALDFAGALCAAFIKAKKDGLKANIDPLVNNYIDFISNKQFRLKDGTLARNRPQDNTLWLDDMFMSVPALAQMGSYTGNAKYYDDAVKQVNQFSERMFNSQKGIYMHGWVESMQVHPQFHWARANGWAVMTMVELLEVLPKNHPGYNQVLTQLQKHIAGLVQYQDGTGFWHQLLDRNDSYLETSATAIYAYSIARAINRGYVDKMTYAPAVLLAWNAVATKVNDKGQVEGTCVGTGMGFDPAFYYYRPVNVFAAHGYGPVLLAGAEVILLLKDSQFQINDSSIQLKIEGKDNLHK; from the coding sequence ATGAACTACAAATTAACCACAATAACGTTATTCGCTTTTGGAGTATTTGGTACTGCAAACGCTCAAAAAACAGATGCAACAGCTCCATTACATTTAATGCAACCAGACTATCCAACGCCTTATGTTATTCCACAAAAAGAAAACATAAAAGAGGTATTGGACAGAGTATATAATTTTTTAGATAAAAATTCGGCTTCAAAAATTGTTGATGCAAATACAAAAGCTGAAATAACGAATTACAAAAAAGGAAATCAGGATATTATTTTTGAACCCGGCGCTTTTAGATTGACAAGTTATGAGTGGGGAGTGACTTATGCCGGAATGCTTTTGGCTTCAAAAGCAACAGGCGAAAAATATTTTGCAGATTACTCGAACAAAAGAATTCAGTTAATTGCTGATATCGCCGAGAATTATAACGAAAAAAACATCAAAGATAAAGATATGCTCAAAACGCTTCATCCTGAAGCGCTAGATTTTGCTGGAGCTCTTTGTGCGGCATTTATCAAAGCTAAAAAAGATGGATTGAAAGCTAATATTGATCCGTTGGTAAATAATTACATCGACTTTATAAGCAACAAACAATTCCGATTAAAGGATGGAACTCTGGCAAGAAACAGACCGCAGGATAACACGCTTTGGCTGGATGATATGTTTATGAGTGTTCCTGCTTTGGCACAAATGGGAAGTTATACCGGAAATGCAAAATATTACGATGATGCAGTAAAACAGGTAAATCAGTTTTCTGAAAGAATGTTTAACAGCCAAAAAGGAATTTACATGCATGGGTGGGTGGAGTCAATGCAAGTTCATCCGCAGTTTCATTGGGCGAGAGCAAATGGTTGGGCTGTTATGACAATGGTTGAATTATTAGAAGTTTTACCAAAAAATCATCCAGGATATAATCAAGTTTTAACTCAGTTGCAAAAACACATTGCAGGATTGGTTCAATATCAAGACGGAACTGGTTTTTGGCACCAATTATTAGATCGAAATGATTCATATTTAGAAACTTCTGCGACAGCAATTTATGCGTATTCGATCGCAAGAGCAATCAATCGAGGTTACGTTGATAAAATGACCTACGCACCAGCAGTTTTATTGGCATGGAATGCCGTAGCGACAAAAGTAAATGATAAAGGACAAGTCGAAGGAACCTGCGTTGGAACCGGAATGGGATTTGATCCTGCATTTTATTATTATCGTCCTGTAAATGTTTTTGCAGCTCACGGTTATGGACCAGTTTTATTGGCCGGAGCTGAGGTGATTTTACTTTTGAAAGACAGTCAATTTCAAATAAACGATAGTTCTATTCAATTGAAAATCGAAGGAAAAGATAATCTGCATAAATAA
- a CDS encoding DUF4861 domain-containing protein, with translation MKTKYYLSIAFVTVILANCAAQQKSSGTKITLTNTADIAVPQKAISIKRSQIGAKYVANSFPILISKNDTIPAQLNDLNGDGKWDELFLVTDFTPNEKKTATLSWSLKDPKFPIKTSVRFGKREAKDLPVQPASEEILMANQVHKKLGFQKYQTDGPTWENDKVGFRHYLDGRNSKDVFGKKIPAITPENVGINDKGAVEDNYHVMYDWGRDIFPVGNSAGLGGYALLINDKINRLGILTNDTLNNVEKTTFKIVSEGPVNSVLSYKYQNWKASGNNYQVQETTSIWPGMYGYENTVSMTGLKGGETFLAAISNINSKNPLQVVEAGDWVCFIQHDNLTYNREWILGTAILVPKKIYKGYIEAPKTGQLTDSYLAKLTIENNKKITYYAIAGWELSADKNFKDATYFSNYVTTLAKQLSAKITVEVSK, from the coding sequence ATGAAAACAAAATATTATTTGTCAATTGCTTTTGTAACCGTAATTCTAGCGAATTGCGCCGCACAGCAAAAGTCATCAGGAACAAAAATTACACTAACAAATACTGCTGATATTGCTGTTCCGCAAAAAGCAATCAGCATCAAAAGAAGTCAAATTGGAGCAAAATATGTGGCAAACAGTTTTCCAATTTTGATCAGCAAAAACGATACAATTCCAGCACAGTTGAACGATTTGAACGGCGATGGAAAATGGGACGAACTTTTCTTGGTAACTGATTTTACACCAAACGAAAAGAAAACAGCAACATTAAGCTGGTCATTGAAAGATCCAAAATTTCCAATAAAAACCAGTGTTAGATTTGGAAAAAGAGAAGCCAAAGATTTGCCAGTTCAGCCTGCAAGTGAAGAAATTTTAATGGCGAATCAAGTGCATAAAAAATTAGGTTTTCAAAAATATCAAACTGATGGTCCAACTTGGGAAAATGACAAAGTAGGCTTCAGACATTATTTGGATGGAAGAAATTCTAAAGACGTTTTCGGGAAAAAAATCCCTGCCATTACGCCTGAAAATGTCGGAATTAATGACAAAGGAGCTGTTGAAGACAATTATCATGTGATGTACGATTGGGGAAGAGATATTTTTCCGGTTGGAAATTCTGCTGGTTTGGGTGGTTACGCTTTATTGATTAATGACAAAATCAACCGACTTGGAATTTTAACAAATGATACATTAAATAATGTGGAAAAAACAACTTTCAAAATTGTAAGCGAAGGTCCAGTAAATTCGGTTTTGAGTTATAAATACCAAAATTGGAAAGCATCTGGAAATAATTATCAAGTTCAGGAAACGACTTCAATATGGCCTGGAATGTATGGCTACGAAAACACAGTTTCAATGACCGGATTAAAAGGTGGTGAAACATTTTTGGCAGCAATTTCAAATATCAATAGTAAAAATCCACTTCAAGTTGTTGAAGCTGGTGATTGGGTTTGTTTTATTCAGCATGATAATTTAACCTACAACCGCGAATGGATTTTGGGAACTGCAATTTTAGTTCCGAAAAAAATATACAAAGGTTATATCGAAGCACCAAAAACAGGTCAGTTAACCGATTCGTATTTGGCAAAGCTGACAATCGAAAACAATAAAAAAATCACTTATTATGCCATTGCAGGCTGGGAGCTAAGCGCCGATAAAAACTTTAAAGATGCCACTTATTTTAGCAATTATGTTACCACTTTAGCAAAACAACTTTCAGCCAAAATAACGGTTGAAGTGAGCAAATAA
- the rhaM gene encoding L-rhamnose mutarotase, with translation MANKNTIRNAFKMQLKHGFEVEYKKRHDEIWPELAALLSETGIQDYSIFLDEETLTLFAVQKISPDFDFDYLPNHPIVKKWWAYMGDIMETNPDNSPVAISLKEVFHLD, from the coding sequence ATGGCAAATAAAAACACAATTCGAAACGCTTTCAAAATGCAGTTAAAACATGGTTTTGAAGTTGAATACAAAAAAAGACACGACGAAATCTGGCCAGAATTAGCGGCTTTGCTTTCAGAAACTGGAATACAGGATTATAGTATTTTTTTAGATGAAGAAACTTTGACGCTTTTTGCCGTGCAGAAAATTAGTCCCGATTTTGATTTTGATTATTTGCCAAATCATCCAATTGTAAAAAAATGGTGGGCGTACATGGGAGATATCATGGAAACAAATCCTGATAATTCGCCGGTTGCGATTTCATTAAAAGAAGTTTTTCACTTGGATTAA
- a CDS encoding family 43 glycosylhydrolase — translation MNIKPKYLFPILITSLFSLTMTAQKDIRKDKKHIASKPLFRDPIYDGAADPTIIWNQKEKKWFMFYTNRRAKDSTAKGITWVHGTKIGVATSEDGTKWTYKDTCNINYKLKDVTYWAPDVIKYKNKYHMYLTIVPGIFKDWYHPRSIIHLTSTNLMDWNFESELKLASERCIDASVFQLPNGTWRMFYNNENDGKSIYYADSKDLYNWTDSGTKIIKDRGEGPKVFTWKGKNWMVTDSWRGLNIYSSEDFLNWKRQEKNILQTPGTGEDDKVIGGHPDVIVEGDKAYIFYFTHPGRTPENKGVDSYETKRSSIQVAELEYINGEIVCNRDKQVQINLKH, via the coding sequence ATGAACATTAAACCAAAATATCTTTTTCCAATCCTAATAACTTCATTGTTCAGCTTAACAATGACGGCACAAAAAGACATTCGAAAAGATAAAAAACATATTGCTTCAAAACCATTATTCCGCGACCCAATTTATGATGGAGCCGCTGACCCAACCATTATTTGGAACCAAAAGGAGAAAAAATGGTTCATGTTTTACACCAATCGAAGAGCAAAAGATTCGACAGCAAAAGGAATTACTTGGGTTCATGGAACAAAAATTGGTGTTGCAACTTCTGAAGATGGTACAAAATGGACCTATAAAGATACTTGCAATATCAATTACAAATTAAAAGATGTGACCTATTGGGCACCAGATGTCATAAAATACAAAAACAAATATCATATGTATTTGACCATCGTTCCCGGAATTTTCAAGGATTGGTATCATCCGCGTTCGATTATTCATTTGACGAGCACAAATTTAATGGATTGGAATTTTGAATCTGAATTGAAATTGGCCTCAGAAAGATGTATTGACGCTTCGGTTTTTCAGTTGCCAAACGGTACTTGGAGAATGTTTTATAATAATGAAAATGATGGAAAATCAATTTATTATGCTGATAGTAAAGATTTGTACAATTGGACGGACAGCGGAACGAAAATCATAAAAGACAGAGGCGAAGGACCAAAAGTTTTTACTTGGAAAGGAAAAAACTGGATGGTAACAGATTCTTGGCGAGGTTTGAACATTTATTCTTCTGAAGATTTTTTAAATTGGAAACGTCAAGAAAAAAATATTCTTCAAACTCCCGGAACTGGTGAAGATGATAAAGTGATTGGAGGCCATCCAGATGTAATAGTTGAAGGAGATAAAGCCTATATTTTTTATTTTACACATCCGGGAAGAACTCCCGAAAATAAAGGAGTAGATAGTTACGAAACAAAAAGAAGTTCGATACAAGTTGCAGAACTTGAATACATAAATGGTGAAATTGTTTGCAATAGAGACAAGCAAGTTCAAATAAATTTAAAACACTAA
- a CDS encoding sialate O-acetylesterase, which translates to MIYLKKLLLLFIVLGLKLAVYAQVKLPALVGNNMVLQQNSKVNLWGWASPNEKIKLQLGWQNIPVEITANTDGTWKTAVNTPAGSEKQYDISIEASNKIVLKNILIGEVWICSGQSNMYFPVGKEEGTWKTGVKNYEEEIQNANFPSIRLFTVQTKASQKPLEDVTGNWAECSPSTIKTFSAVAYFFGRDLYQNLKVPIGLISTSWGGTKAESWTAQSVLEQNTDFLPILEQDAKNEKLFQEKLENYYADLAKERFANNGDVSKSQPKKPKKEENKTSYVLYNAMLHPVTNYTMKGVIWYQGESNAEKAFLYRSLFPAMVKSWRSEWNQGDFPFYFVQIAPHKGQNPDIREAQLLSSKVIPNSGMVVTTDVGNAENIHPIDKQTVGYRLALIAKAKTYGESKLVFSGPTYNHMEIKKQRIKLFFDDVQNGFKKSNEELKEFEIAGNDKVFYPAIAKIEGKTIVVSSEKVKEPIAVRFAWKAVPEPNFFNAENLPASPFRTDDWVNDNEKKNN; encoded by the coding sequence ATGATTTATTTAAAGAAACTGTTGTTATTATTCATTGTTTTAGGATTAAAACTAGCAGTCTATGCCCAAGTAAAACTTCCTGCTTTGGTTGGAAATAATATGGTTTTGCAGCAAAATTCAAAAGTGAATTTGTGGGGATGGGCTTCTCCAAATGAGAAAATAAAACTGCAATTGGGTTGGCAAAATATTCCTGTAGAAATTACAGCAAATACTGATGGAACTTGGAAAACAGCTGTAAACACACCAGCAGGAAGCGAGAAACAATATGATATTTCAATTGAAGCATCAAATAAAATTGTTCTTAAAAATATTTTAATTGGCGAAGTTTGGATTTGCTCTGGACAATCGAATATGTATTTTCCTGTTGGAAAAGAAGAAGGAACTTGGAAAACGGGAGTAAAAAATTATGAAGAAGAAATCCAAAATGCAAATTTTCCATCAATCAGATTGTTTACGGTTCAAACAAAAGCTTCGCAAAAACCATTAGAAGATGTTACAGGAAATTGGGCTGAATGTTCGCCATCGACTATTAAGACTTTTTCGGCAGTTGCTTATTTCTTTGGAAGAGATTTGTACCAAAATTTAAAAGTTCCAATTGGATTGATTTCGACTTCTTGGGGCGGAACAAAAGCCGAATCTTGGACTGCGCAATCTGTTTTAGAACAAAACACAGATTTCCTTCCAATTTTAGAACAAGATGCAAAAAATGAGAAATTGTTCCAAGAAAAATTAGAAAATTATTACGCAGATTTAGCAAAAGAACGTTTTGCAAATAATGGAGATGTTTCTAAAAGTCAGCCAAAAAAGCCTAAAAAAGAAGAAAATAAAACTTCCTATGTACTGTATAATGCGATGTTGCATCCTGTAACAAATTATACAATGAAAGGCGTTATTTGGTACCAAGGCGAAAGCAATGCTGAGAAAGCCTTTTTATACAGAAGCCTTTTTCCAGCAATGGTAAAAAGTTGGAGAAGCGAATGGAATCAAGGCGATTTTCCGTTTTATTTTGTTCAGATCGCCCCACATAAAGGACAAAATCCAGATATTCGAGAAGCGCAATTGTTGTCTTCAAAAGTAATCCCAAACAGTGGAATGGTCGTTACAACCGATGTTGGAAATGCTGAAAATATTCATCCAATTGACAAGCAAACTGTGGGTTATCGTTTGGCATTAATTGCAAAAGCAAAAACGTATGGAGAAAGTAAATTAGTATTTTCTGGGCCAACTTACAATCACATGGAAATCAAAAAACAGCGAATCAAATTGTTTTTTGATGATGTCCAAAACGGATTCAAAAAGAGTAATGAAGAGTTGAAAGAATTTGAAATTGCGGGAAACGACAAAGTGTTTTATCCGGCAATAGCAAAAATTGAAGGCAAAACAATTGTAGTTTCTTCTGAAAAAGTAAAAGAGCCAATTGCAGTTCGTTTTGCATGGAAAGCAGTTCCAGAACCGAATTTTTTCAACGCTGAGAATTTGCCCGCATCACCTTTTAGAACAGATGATTGGGTAAATGATAATGAGAAGAAAAATAATTGA